One genomic segment of Hordeum vulgare subsp. vulgare chromosome 2H, MorexV3_pseudomolecules_assembly, whole genome shotgun sequence includes these proteins:
- the LOC123427953 gene encoding histone-lysine N-methyltransferase ATXR2 — protein MARSGSGSGASPCGLDREFAPQIAQLLAAPSLQSAQEYYEELIKSKKHDGIRVNYKGDHGKGVCANKDFAEGDLILKDQILVGAQHSLNKIDCVVCSYCFRFIGSVEFQIGHRLYFQSIASSIGCSSERHCHESDVGSSTCSSGVTKEKSNTLPQEVIESLITGDVSLPFSHHFSLPEIFACQGCEEERYCSQSCADSDWESYHSLLCSGPNTEPPRRSALHKFIEHANETNDIFLVAAKAITFTMLRYKKLKKQNDFQNKSAESNFSLLMEAWKPLSMGFKKRWWDYVALPEDVDASDEDSFRREIRDLAFTSLQLLKDAIFDAECAPLFSLEVYGHIVGMFELNNLDLVVASPVEDYFLHIDDLPDDKKEEAEKVTAPFLDALDDDYAVPCDGTAFFPLQSCMNHSCCPNAKAFKRDEDNDGHAVIIALGPISKGEEITISYIDEDLPYEERQAELADYGFTCTCSKCQEEKPN, from the exons ATGGCTcggagcggcagcggcagcggcgccAGCCCGTGCGGCCTGGACAGGGAGTTCGCCCCCCAGATCGCCCAGCTCCTCGCCGCCCCTTCTCTCCAGTCCGCCCAG GAATACTATGAGGAGCTCATAAAGTCTAAGAAACATGACGGCATAAGAGTCAACTACAAAGGCGATCATGGGAAAG GTGTTTGTGCAAACAAGGATTTTGCTGAAGGAGACCTTATTCTGAAGGATCAAATATTGGTTGGTGCGCAACACAGCCTTAACAAG ATTGACTGTGTCGTGTGTAGTTATTGCTTCCGCTTCATTGGTTCTGTAGAATTCCAGATTGGACATAGGCTGTATTTTCAAAGCATTGCTTCAAGCATTGGCTGCAGCAGTGAGAGGCACTGTCATGAAAGTGATGTGGGATCAAGCACTTGCTCTTCTGGTGTAACAAAGGAAAAGAGCAACACTTTGCCACAAGAGGTCATAGAATCACTTATAACTGGCGATGTGTCACTGCCTTTCTCCCACCACTTCTCTTTACCAGAAATTTTTGCTTGTCAAGGATGCGAGGAAGAACGCTACTGCAG CCAATCATGTGCAGATTCTGACTGGGAATCCTACCATTCTTTGCTCTGTTCTGGCCCTAACACTGAACCACCCCGAAGATCTGCTCTTCACAAATTTATAGAGCATGCTAATG AAACCAATGATATTTTCTTGGTTGCTGCCAAG GCTATCACTTTCACCATGTTGAGGTACAAGAAACTCAAAAAACAGAACGACTTCCAAAACAAATCAGctgaatcaaacttttctttgcTTATGGAAGCCTGGAAACCACTTTCCATGGGCTTCAAAAAGAG ATGGTGGGATTATGTTGCTTTGCCTGAGGATGTTGATGCTTCCGATGAAGATTCATTTAGGCGGGAAATAAGGGATCTAGCATTTACG TCACTACAGCTTCTCAAGGATGCGATCTTCGATGCTGAGTGTGCACCAT TGTTTTCCCTTGAGGTGTATGGCCATATAGTTGGCATGTTTGAGCTGAACAATCT TGATTTGGTCGTTGCATCGCCTGTTGAAGACTACTTCTTACACATTGATGATCTTCCAGATGATAAGAAG GAGGAAGCTGAAAAGGTGACGGCGCCATTTCTAGATGCTTTAGATGATGACTATGCAGTTCCTTGTGATG GGACGGCGTTCTTTCCTCTGCAAAGCTGTATGAACCATTCATGCTGTCCAAATGCTAAAGCGTTTAAAAGGGATGAG GATAATGATGGTCACGCTGTGATAATTGCTCTGGGGCCTATCAGCAAGGGCGAAGAG ATCACCATCTCCTACATCGATGAAGATCTTCCGTACGAGGAGCGGCAGGCGGAACTCGCGGACTATGGATTCACATGTACCTGCTCCAAGTGCCAGGAGGAAAAGCCCAACTGA